One window of the Pyrus communis chromosome 17, drPyrComm1.1, whole genome shotgun sequence genome contains the following:
- the LOC137722948 gene encoding serine/threonine-protein kinase Nek3-like isoform X2 — MEQYEVLEQIGKGAFGSALLVRHKHEKKKYVLKKIRLARQTERSRRSAHQEMELISKFKNPFIVEYKDSWVEKGCYVCIIIGYCAGGDMAEAIKKANGLLFPEEKLCKWLVQLLMALDYLHRNHILHRDVKCSNIFLTKDQDIRLGDFGLAKKLTSDDLASSVVGTPSYMCPELLADIPYGSKSDIWSLGCCIYEMASHRAAFKAFDIQALINKINRSIVAPLPTKYTGAFRTLIKSMLRKNPELRPSAAELLAHPVLQPHVHKVHLKLNNPRHGTLAVNWPDTGYLKKTRFSEPEDVPFSTPHYQEKRHTFSNDRTLNPSISGGDSVGGTGTYRKAAIRKQPVASKTSNIVNSRVTQGKTTATPKRFMEPKNRASLPVSRTPLKTVSTTRRASLPLARAATQQSPFWPNVGVLHCIKSPDVSVNSPRIDRIAEFPLASYEEQLYEEQFLRIHRTSSPSVQGSSGSPHYGDRSMMKDKCTVQTNDRASRKLSFTGAWQGIEPGMFKAAPDNQSDGFSDQNATAGASSQTSSNTRRRQFDTSSFQQRAEALEGLLEFSARLLQNERYDELGVLLKPFGPGKVSPRETAIWLTKSIKQNTVNQDDQFQ; from the exons ATGGAGCAATATGAAGTTCTTGAGCAAATTGGGAAGGGGGCTTTTGGTTCCGCGCTTCTTGTCAGGCATAAGCATGAAAAGAAGAA GTACGTGTTGAAAAAGATTCGCCTTGCCCGCCAGACTGAGAGATCACGGAGATCTGCACACCAGGAG ATGGAGCTCATTTCCAAATTCAAAAATCCATTTATTGTGGAGTACAAAGATTCTTGGGTGGAAAAG GGTTGCTATGTGTGCATTATTATAGGTTATTGTGCAGGCGGAGACAT GGCAGAAGCTATAAAAAAGGCCAATGGTCTACTTTTCCCTGAAGAG AAGCTCTGTAAGTGGCTTGTCCAGCTTCTGATGGCGCTCGACTACTTGCACAGGAATCATATTCTTCATCGTGATGTCAAG TGTTCTAATATATTCTTGACAAAGGATCAAGACATACGCCTTG GTGACTTTGGACTTGCCAAAAAGTTGACTTCAGATGATCTTGCCTCTTCT GTTGTCGGAACTCCTAGCTATATGTGTCCTGAGCTTCTTGCTGATATACCTTATGGTTCAAAATCAGATATTTGGTCCTTAG GATGCTGCATCTATGAAATGGCTTCTCATAGGGCCGCCTTTAAAGCGTTT GATATACAAGCACTGATTAACAAAATTAACAGGTCCATAGTGGCTCCCCTTCCCACAAAGTACACTGGTGCATT CCGAACACTTATTAAAAGCATGCTTCGGAAAAACCCAGAACTCAGGCCTAGT GCTGCCGAGCTGCTTGCTCACCCAGTCCTTCAGCCTCATGTTCACAAGgttcatctcaaactcaataacccCAGACATGGAACTTTAGCGGTCAACTGGCCTGACACCGGTTACTTGAAGAAAACAAGATTTTCAGAGCCAGAAGATGTTCCTTTCTCCACTCCCCATTACCAGGAGAAGCGGCATACATTCAGCAATGATAGGACTTTAAATCCTAGCATATCTGGAG GAGATTCTGTTGGTGGCACTGGCACCTATAGAAAAGCAGCCATACGCAAGCAACCAGTTGCTTCCAAAACTTCAAATATCGTCAACAGTCGAGTTACTCAAGGAAAAACTACTGCCACTCCCAAGAGATTTATGGAGCCAAAGAATCGTGCATCG CTTCCTGTTTCACGCACTCCGCTGAAGACAGTGAGTACAACTCGCAGAGCATCATTGCCATTAGCAAGAGCTGCAACTCAACAGTCCCCTTTCTGGCCCAATGTTGGTGTTCTTCACTGTATTAAATCTCCCGATGTTTCTGTCAATTCCCCTCGAATTGACAGGATAGCTGAATTCCCATTAGCCTCATATGAAGAACAATTATACGAAGAACAGTTTCTGCGTATCCATAGAACCTCATCACCCTCTGTGCAAGGCTCGTCTGGTTCCCCACACTATGGTGACCGTTCAATGATGAAAGACAAATGCACGGTTCAGACAAACGACAGAGCGTCTCGCAAACTTAGTTTCACCGGTGCATGGCAGGGAATAGAACCTGGCATGTTCAAAGCTGCACCAGACAATCAAAGTGATGGCTTTTCGGATCAAAATGCAACTGCTGGAGCATCGAGCCAGACCTCATCAAACACACGCCGCCGGCAGTTTGacacttcatcattccagcaaAGGGCTGAAGCTTTAGAAGGGCTACTCGAATTCAGTGCAAGATTGCTTCAGAACGAACGATATGACGAGCTTGGGGTGTTGCTGAAGCCTTTTGGGCCAGGGAAGGTCTCTCCTAGGGAAACTGCTATTTGGTTGACTAAGAGCATCAAGCAAAATACTGTCAACCAGGATGATCAATTCCAATGA
- the LOC137722948 gene encoding serine/threonine-protein kinase Nek3-like isoform X1 — protein MEQYEVLEQIGKGAFGSALLVRHKHEKKKYVLKKIRLARQTERSRRSAHQEMELISKFKNPFIVEYKDSWVEKGCYVCIIIGYCAGGDMAEAIKKANGLLFPEEKLCKWLVQLLMALDYLHRNHILHRDVKCSNIFLTKDQDIRLGDFGLAKKLTSDDLASSVVGTPSYMCPELLADIPYGSKSDIWSLGCCIYEMASHRAAFKAFDIQALINKINRSIVAPLPTKYTGAFRTLIKSMLRKNPELRPSAAELLAHPVLQPHVHKVHLKLNNPRHGTLAVNWPDTGYLKKTRFSEPEDVPFSTPHYQEKRHTFSNDRTLNPSISGGEQDSLSSTQEMHGRPNYLNRELAGDSVGGTGTYRKAAIRKQPVASKTSNIVNSRVTQGKTTATPKRFMEPKNRASLPVSRTPLKTVSTTRRASLPLARAATQQSPFWPNVGVLHCIKSPDVSVNSPRIDRIAEFPLASYEEQLYEEQFLRIHRTSSPSVQGSSGSPHYGDRSMMKDKCTVQTNDRASRKLSFTGAWQGIEPGMFKAAPDNQSDGFSDQNATAGASSQTSSNTRRRQFDTSSFQQRAEALEGLLEFSARLLQNERYDELGVLLKPFGPGKVSPRETAIWLTKSIKQNTVNQDDQFQ, from the exons ATGGAGCAATATGAAGTTCTTGAGCAAATTGGGAAGGGGGCTTTTGGTTCCGCGCTTCTTGTCAGGCATAAGCATGAAAAGAAGAA GTACGTGTTGAAAAAGATTCGCCTTGCCCGCCAGACTGAGAGATCACGGAGATCTGCACACCAGGAG ATGGAGCTCATTTCCAAATTCAAAAATCCATTTATTGTGGAGTACAAAGATTCTTGGGTGGAAAAG GGTTGCTATGTGTGCATTATTATAGGTTATTGTGCAGGCGGAGACAT GGCAGAAGCTATAAAAAAGGCCAATGGTCTACTTTTCCCTGAAGAG AAGCTCTGTAAGTGGCTTGTCCAGCTTCTGATGGCGCTCGACTACTTGCACAGGAATCATATTCTTCATCGTGATGTCAAG TGTTCTAATATATTCTTGACAAAGGATCAAGACATACGCCTTG GTGACTTTGGACTTGCCAAAAAGTTGACTTCAGATGATCTTGCCTCTTCT GTTGTCGGAACTCCTAGCTATATGTGTCCTGAGCTTCTTGCTGATATACCTTATGGTTCAAAATCAGATATTTGGTCCTTAG GATGCTGCATCTATGAAATGGCTTCTCATAGGGCCGCCTTTAAAGCGTTT GATATACAAGCACTGATTAACAAAATTAACAGGTCCATAGTGGCTCCCCTTCCCACAAAGTACACTGGTGCATT CCGAACACTTATTAAAAGCATGCTTCGGAAAAACCCAGAACTCAGGCCTAGT GCTGCCGAGCTGCTTGCTCACCCAGTCCTTCAGCCTCATGTTCACAAGgttcatctcaaactcaataacccCAGACATGGAACTTTAGCGGTCAACTGGCCTGACACCGGTTACTTGAAGAAAACAAGATTTTCAGAGCCAGAAGATGTTCCTTTCTCCACTCCCCATTACCAGGAGAAGCGGCATACATTCAGCAATGATAGGACTTTAAATCCTAGCATATCTGGAGGTGAGCAAGATTCCTTAAGCTCTACCCAAGAAATGCATGGCAGGCCAAATTATCTGAATCGAGAATTGGCAGGAGATTCTGTTGGTGGCACTGGCACCTATAGAAAAGCAGCCATACGCAAGCAACCAGTTGCTTCCAAAACTTCAAATATCGTCAACAGTCGAGTTACTCAAGGAAAAACTACTGCCACTCCCAAGAGATTTATGGAGCCAAAGAATCGTGCATCG CTTCCTGTTTCACGCACTCCGCTGAAGACAGTGAGTACAACTCGCAGAGCATCATTGCCATTAGCAAGAGCTGCAACTCAACAGTCCCCTTTCTGGCCCAATGTTGGTGTTCTTCACTGTATTAAATCTCCCGATGTTTCTGTCAATTCCCCTCGAATTGACAGGATAGCTGAATTCCCATTAGCCTCATATGAAGAACAATTATACGAAGAACAGTTTCTGCGTATCCATAGAACCTCATCACCCTCTGTGCAAGGCTCGTCTGGTTCCCCACACTATGGTGACCGTTCAATGATGAAAGACAAATGCACGGTTCAGACAAACGACAGAGCGTCTCGCAAACTTAGTTTCACCGGTGCATGGCAGGGAATAGAACCTGGCATGTTCAAAGCTGCACCAGACAATCAAAGTGATGGCTTTTCGGATCAAAATGCAACTGCTGGAGCATCGAGCCAGACCTCATCAAACACACGCCGCCGGCAGTTTGacacttcatcattccagcaaAGGGCTGAAGCTTTAGAAGGGCTACTCGAATTCAGTGCAAGATTGCTTCAGAACGAACGATATGACGAGCTTGGGGTGTTGCTGAAGCCTTTTGGGCCAGGGAAGGTCTCTCCTAGGGAAACTGCTATTTGGTTGACTAAGAGCATCAAGCAAAATACTGTCAACCAGGATGATCAATTCCAATGA